A window of the Radiobacillus deserti genome harbors these coding sequences:
- a CDS encoding electron transfer flavoprotein subunit beta/FixA family protein, producing the protein MNIYVILKQTFDTEEKINIENGHISEDGVQYVINPYDEYAVEEAIQIRNAHNGSVYVISVGPERSTEALRTALAMGADEAILISDDRIGSDEYTISKVLASYLSKQSVDLVLGGYFSVDSGGGQVAIRLAELLDLPHVGSVTELSISDGKATAVRDAEGDQEKLEVMLPALFTAQQGLNEPRYPSLPGIMKAKKKPFTQLSLDDLDISESELVAKTERKSISLPPEREEGKILSGEVSDQVQELVEQLKNKSRVI; encoded by the coding sequence ATGAACATTTATGTTATTTTGAAGCAAACGTTTGATACAGAAGAAAAGATTAACATCGAGAACGGTCACATTTCAGAGGATGGCGTACAATATGTCATCAATCCATACGATGAATATGCCGTAGAAGAAGCCATCCAAATTCGTAACGCACATAATGGAAGCGTTTACGTTATTTCCGTAGGTCCTGAAAGAAGTACGGAAGCATTAAGAACTGCGTTAGCTATGGGAGCTGACGAAGCCATCCTTATTTCTGATGATCGAATTGGCTCAGATGAATACACCATTTCCAAAGTATTGGCTTCTTACTTAAGTAAACAATCTGTTGACCTCGTGTTAGGTGGATACTTTTCAGTAGATAGTGGCGGTGGCCAGGTGGCCATTCGTTTAGCGGAGCTATTAGACCTTCCGCATGTTGGATCCGTTACGGAATTATCGATTTCAGATGGAAAAGCAACCGCTGTTCGGGATGCGGAAGGAGACCAAGAAAAACTAGAAGTGATGCTACCTGCTTTGTTTACTGCACAGCAAGGGTTAAACGAACCTCGTTACCCGAGCTTGCCTGGGATCATGAAAGCGAAGAAAAAGCCATTTACACAGCTTTCATTAGATGACTTAGATATTTCTGAAAGCGAACTCGTAGCCAAAACCGAGCGAAAAAGTATTTCACTTCCACCTGAGCGAGAAGAAGGAAAAATCCTATCTGGTGAAGTTTCAGATCAGGTCCAAGAATTGGTGGAGCAATTAAAAAACAAATCGAGAGTCATATAA
- a CDS encoding 3-hydroxyacyl-CoA dehydrogenase/enoyl-CoA hydratase family protein — MARNIRQAAVIGSGVMGASIAAHLANVGISTLLLDIIPKDVTEEEKSKGLTLDHPAVRNRLATKAIQRLKKTKPAPLFDSDYASFITPGNIEDDLAKLQDVDWVIEVVVENLAIKQQLYEKVEQVWKPGTIVTSNTSGISINAMVEGRSDAFKEHFLGTHFFNPPRYMKLLEIIPGEQTNPEIVEEMKQFGEKTLGKGVVVAKDTPNFIANRIGTFGLLVTLSEMLEKGYTVEEVDAVTGPAMGRPKSATFRTLDLVGLDTFVHVAHNVFEKVEDEQEKAVFNAPSVLKNMVEKGWIGEKAGQGFYKKIKNEQGKQILSLQLETMEYGSQQKVSSPSLEAAKTAKGAKNKVKALLSGKDRYAELAWNITKQVLLYSAEKVGEIADTIVEMDEAMKWGFNWELGPFETWDAIGLTRSVEKMEAEGLTIPKWVKDWIADGNESFYKKENQQTFYVAEGSFTAREEKPEVIHLRSLKEQNKVITSNSGASLIDLGDGVACLEFHSPNNAIGADILLMIQQSMEEVRKNYEGLVIANQGRNFCVGANLMILLMEAQDEEWDEVDNIIRMFQNTMYTLKHFEKPVVAAPHRMALGGGVEVCMPADQVVAAAETYYGLVEVGVGLIPAGGGCKELTLRLSQSVTNREVDIQPYVNQIFENVGTAKVSTSAADAKKLGYMRPTDTFVTNPDHLIFEAKRAALRFVQDGYTPKPEEKIRVVGRDGKAVMQLGAHQMKLGGLISDHDQLIANKLAHVLAGGDVPAGTLVTEQYMLDLEREAFLSLCGEPKTQQRMQHMLTKGKALRN; from the coding sequence ATGGCAAGAAACATTCGTCAGGCCGCTGTAATTGGCTCAGGTGTTATGGGTGCAAGCATTGCTGCTCATCTCGCTAATGTAGGAATTTCTACACTTTTATTAGACATTATACCGAAAGATGTCACGGAGGAAGAAAAATCGAAAGGACTTACACTGGATCATCCAGCAGTCCGAAACCGATTGGCCACAAAAGCCATTCAACGACTTAAAAAAACAAAACCAGCACCGTTGTTTGATTCTGATTATGCTTCTTTTATTACACCAGGGAATATCGAAGACGACTTAGCGAAACTGCAGGATGTAGATTGGGTTATTGAGGTAGTCGTAGAGAATCTTGCAATCAAGCAACAGCTTTACGAAAAAGTGGAGCAGGTTTGGAAGCCAGGTACAATCGTTACCTCAAATACGTCGGGTATCTCGATTAATGCGATGGTAGAAGGAAGAAGTGATGCGTTTAAGGAGCATTTTTTAGGGACGCACTTCTTTAACCCACCACGTTATATGAAGCTATTAGAAATTATCCCAGGGGAACAAACGAATCCTGAGATTGTAGAAGAGATGAAGCAATTTGGGGAGAAAACGCTTGGGAAAGGTGTTGTCGTAGCCAAGGATACCCCGAATTTCATCGCAAACCGTATTGGAACATTTGGGCTTTTGGTGACGCTATCTGAAATGCTTGAAAAGGGATATACCGTTGAAGAAGTCGATGCTGTTACAGGCCCGGCGATGGGGCGTCCAAAAAGTGCTACATTCCGGACCTTGGATTTAGTCGGATTAGACACCTTTGTGCACGTTGCCCACAATGTATTTGAAAAAGTAGAGGATGAACAAGAAAAAGCAGTATTTAATGCCCCCTCTGTTCTTAAAAATATGGTGGAAAAAGGCTGGATTGGAGAAAAAGCAGGCCAAGGGTTTTATAAGAAAATCAAAAATGAACAAGGGAAACAAATCCTCTCTCTTCAATTGGAAACGATGGAATATGGATCGCAGCAAAAGGTTAGCAGTCCTTCTCTAGAAGCAGCGAAAACTGCTAAGGGTGCAAAAAATAAAGTGAAGGCACTGCTAAGTGGGAAAGACCGCTACGCAGAGTTAGCTTGGAATATTACGAAACAAGTCCTCCTTTATTCCGCTGAAAAAGTGGGGGAAATTGCGGATACCATCGTGGAAATGGATGAAGCAATGAAGTGGGGCTTCAATTGGGAATTAGGACCTTTTGAAACATGGGATGCAATTGGATTAACGCGCTCTGTAGAAAAGATGGAAGCAGAAGGCTTAACGATTCCGAAGTGGGTTAAAGATTGGATTGCAGATGGAAATGAGTCTTTCTATAAAAAAGAGAACCAGCAAACCTTCTATGTAGCGGAGGGGTCCTTTACTGCAAGAGAAGAGAAGCCAGAGGTTATCCATTTACGTTCTTTGAAGGAACAAAATAAAGTGATTACGTCTAACAGCGGTGCCAGTTTAATTGATCTTGGAGATGGTGTTGCTTGTTTAGAATTCCATTCACCGAATAATGCCATTGGAGCAGACATCCTACTTATGATTCAACAGAGCATGGAAGAGGTTCGCAAAAATTATGAGGGTTTAGTTATTGCAAATCAAGGACGTAACTTCTGTGTTGGTGCCAACCTTATGATTCTATTAATGGAAGCCCAGGATGAGGAATGGGATGAAGTCGACAATATCATTCGCATGTTCCAAAATACGATGTACACGTTAAAACACTTTGAGAAGCCAGTTGTTGCGGCCCCACACCGGATGGCTTTAGGTGGAGGTGTTGAGGTATGTATGCCAGCTGACCAAGTGGTAGCAGCAGCGGAAACATACTACGGTTTAGTAGAGGTAGGAGTTGGTTTAATACCTGCTGGTGGCGGCTGTAAAGAACTAACCCTTCGTTTAAGTCAATCAGTCACGAATCGAGAAGTAGACATCCAGCCGTATGTGAATCAAATCTTTGAAAATGTAGGAACAGCTAAAGTGTCGACAAGTGCGGCAGATGCGAAGAAGCTAGGCTACATGCGACCAACGGATACATTTGTTACGAATCCAGATCACTTAATTTTTGAGGCAAAACGAGCGGCGTTACGCTTCGTCCAGGATGGCTACACGCCAAAACCGGAGGAAAAAATTCGCGTCGTTGGAAGAGATGGAAAAGCGGTCATGCAATTGGGTGCACACCAAATGAAGCTAGGTGGTTTAATAAGTGATCATGA
- a CDS encoding electron transfer flavoprotein subunit alpha/FixB family protein, which produces MSKTILVVAEQRDGKLRQVTYEAIQAAKLSSNEGDVIHLAVLGSDLSGLQDSLASLGVQKVCIVDDADLEHYNPEAYASGLSQVIESSNPEGIVFGHTAIGRDLAPVISAKLNAGQISDVTAIEDSVEGVLYTRPIYAGKAFEQKTFQSVPWVLTVRPNNIDADQTKGAPEVEHISYQKPASLRTVIQEVVQKTSGKVDLTEAKVVVAGGRAVKSAEGFKPLEELADVLGGAVGASRGACDAGYCDYSLQIGQTGKVVTPEIYIACGISGAIQHVAGMSQSKIIVAINKDPEAPIFKIADYGIVGDIFEVVPQLTEEFRKVVAAK; this is translated from the coding sequence ATGAGTAAAACAATCTTGGTTGTTGCAGAACAACGTGATGGAAAACTACGTCAAGTAACCTATGAAGCGATTCAAGCTGCCAAATTATCGTCGAATGAAGGAGATGTGATTCACTTAGCTGTTTTGGGCTCTGATTTGAGCGGTCTACAGGATTCTCTTGCCTCTCTCGGCGTTCAAAAAGTATGTATAGTAGATGATGCGGACTTAGAGCATTACAATCCAGAAGCTTATGCTAGCGGACTATCCCAAGTCATTGAATCTTCAAATCCTGAAGGTATCGTATTTGGACACACCGCCATCGGTCGTGATTTAGCTCCGGTCATTTCCGCTAAATTAAATGCCGGACAGATTTCCGATGTAACAGCCATTGAAGATTCTGTTGAAGGCGTCCTGTACACGCGACCAATTTATGCCGGAAAAGCGTTTGAACAAAAAACATTCCAAAGTGTCCCTTGGGTATTAACGGTGCGCCCAAACAATATTGATGCAGATCAAACGAAGGGTGCTCCTGAAGTAGAGCATATTAGCTATCAAAAGCCCGCTTCGTTGCGAACCGTTATCCAAGAAGTAGTTCAAAAAACATCCGGAAAGGTGGATTTAACAGAAGCAAAAGTGGTTGTAGCTGGTGGTCGTGCTGTGAAAAGTGCAGAAGGCTTCAAGCCATTGGAAGAATTAGCAGATGTGCTAGGCGGTGCGGTAGGAGCATCTCGTGGCGCTTGCGATGCCGGATACTGTGATTACTCCTTGCAAATCGGGCAGACAGGGAAAGTAGTAACACCGGAAATTTATATCGCGTGTGGAATTAGTGGAGCGATCCAGCACGTTGCAGGAATGAGTCAATCCAAGATTATCGTAGCGATTAACAAGGATCCAGAAGCTCCTATTTTCAAAATTGCGGATTACGGAATCGTTGGCGATATTTTTGAAGTAGTGCCACAACTAACAGAAGAGTTTCGTAAAGTGGTCGCTGCGAAATAA
- a CDS encoding (Fe-S)-binding protein, producing MIVVGWQWIQFFAFLVVSGYSLYLFAKVVYHRYLYVKLGQPVTMEKQLKERFKTAVVQVLGQQKLLKDKKSGIMHVLIFYGFIILQFGALDIIVKGLGAKGLPIPGYHVFGLIQEITVLLIFLAVGYAAYRRYGEKLPRLKRGWKPSVVIFLIFSLMFTVLFSLGFERVIHHMEFSWYAPISSVIAAAFSGVGVTAATVFFYIFWWAHLLILLSFLIYVPQSKHFHLMVAPINILLKKTEPVGKLTSLDLEDEEAESFGVGKIEDFTQKQMIDFYACVECGRCTNVCPASNTGKILSPMHMIAKLRDHLTEKGAVLTSKSPWVPAYAFSEMGTHSFQQPDGGLDTNWSSDSITNIEPTISLQKMLWSTGEKKAEDVNLIGDVMTEDEIWACTTCRNCEDQCPVGNEHVDKIIDLRRHLVLMEGSVPQEGQRAMQNIERQGNPWGINRNDRAKWREDIAGIPVPTVKENPDFDILYFVGSMGSYDNRSLKISKAFVRLLHEAGVNFAILGNEEKNSGDTPRRMGNELLFQELCMENIATFQKYNVKKIVTACPHTFNTLKNEYPEFGLEGVEVLHHTELLDQLVKVKRLTPQYVLNERITYHDSCYLGRYNNIYDQPRNILRAIKGVEVVEMDRNRENGMCCGAGGGMMWMEETAGKRVNIARTEQALEVHPTIISSACPFCLTMLEDGTKSKEVEEAVRARDIAEILEEAVFGVEEEQDKKAM from the coding sequence ATGATCGTTGTGGGTTGGCAATGGATACAGTTTTTTGCATTCCTCGTTGTAAGCGGTTACAGTTTGTATCTGTTTGCAAAGGTTGTCTATCATCGCTACTTATATGTAAAGCTTGGGCAGCCAGTCACAATGGAAAAACAATTGAAGGAACGGTTTAAAACCGCTGTCGTTCAAGTGTTGGGACAACAAAAGCTGTTGAAGGATAAGAAAAGCGGGATTATGCACGTCCTCATTTTTTATGGGTTTATTATCCTTCAGTTCGGTGCTTTAGATATTATTGTCAAAGGACTTGGCGCGAAGGGGTTACCGATTCCTGGTTACCACGTTTTTGGTCTGATCCAGGAAATTACCGTCTTACTTATTTTCTTAGCAGTAGGTTATGCTGCATACCGCAGGTACGGAGAGAAGCTACCTCGTCTAAAAAGAGGCTGGAAACCAAGTGTTGTCATTTTTTTGATTTTTTCTTTAATGTTTACCGTTCTGTTCTCCTTAGGATTTGAACGAGTCATACACCATATGGAATTTTCCTGGTATGCGCCAATTTCTTCTGTGATAGCTGCCGCTTTCTCTGGAGTCGGAGTAACAGCAGCCACGGTCTTCTTTTATATCTTCTGGTGGGCGCATCTACTAATCTTACTTTCTTTTCTTATTTATGTTCCACAATCGAAGCACTTTCACCTTATGGTCGCACCGATCAATATTTTACTTAAAAAAACAGAGCCAGTTGGCAAATTAACATCCTTAGATTTAGAAGATGAAGAAGCAGAATCTTTTGGAGTAGGAAAAATAGAAGACTTTACTCAAAAACAAATGATTGACTTTTATGCATGTGTCGAATGTGGGCGCTGTACGAATGTTTGTCCAGCTTCCAATACCGGAAAAATTCTCTCACCTATGCATATGATTGCGAAGCTTCGTGATCATTTAACGGAAAAGGGCGCTGTTTTGACCTCAAAATCCCCTTGGGTACCAGCTTACGCTTTTTCAGAAATGGGAACTCATTCGTTCCAGCAACCGGACGGTGGATTGGATACCAATTGGAGCAGTGACTCTATCACAAATATAGAGCCGACAATCAGCTTGCAAAAAATGCTTTGGTCTACTGGGGAGAAAAAAGCGGAAGATGTGAACTTAATTGGGGATGTGATGACAGAAGATGAGATTTGGGCATGTACGACTTGCCGAAACTGTGAGGATCAATGTCCTGTAGGAAATGAACACGTGGACAAAATCATTGATTTAAGAAGGCACCTCGTCTTAATGGAAGGTAGTGTCCCACAAGAAGGACAGCGTGCGATGCAAAACATTGAGCGTCAAGGAAACCCTTGGGGGATTAATCGTAATGATCGTGCCAAGTGGAGAGAAGATATCGCTGGGATTCCAGTTCCTACCGTAAAAGAGAATCCAGATTTCGATATTCTTTATTTTGTAGGCTCTATGGGGTCATACGATAATCGCAGCTTAAAAATTTCTAAAGCGTTTGTACGACTGCTCCATGAAGCGGGGGTTAACTTCGCCATTCTTGGAAATGAAGAGAAAAACTCTGGCGATACACCACGTCGAATGGGGAACGAGCTCCTGTTCCAAGAGCTTTGCATGGAAAACATTGCGACGTTCCAAAAGTATAACGTGAAGAAAATTGTAACCGCTTGCCCGCATACATTTAATACGCTGAAAAACGAATATCCAGAGTTCGGGCTAGAAGGGGTAGAGGTCCTTCACCATACAGAGTTGCTGGACCAACTCGTAAAAGTGAAAAGATTGACCCCGCAGTATGTGTTGAATGAACGTATTACGTATCACGATTCTTGTTATCTAGGACGCTACAACAATATATATGATCAGCCTAGAAATATTCTTCGAGCCATCAAAGGAGTAGAGGTAGTGGAAATGGACCGAAACCGGGAAAACGGCATGTGCTGTGGCGCCGGAGGAGGCATGATGTGGATGGAAGAAACAGCAGGGAAGCGCGTGAATATAGCCCGAACTGAGCAGGCACTTGAAGTTCATCCAACCATCATCAGTAGTGCTTGTCCATTCTGTCTCACCATGCTAGAGGATGGAACAAAATCGAAGGAAGTGGAGGAAGCTGTTCGTGCTAGAGATATTGCGGAAATCTTAGAAGAGGCTGTTTTTGGAGTAGAAGAAGAGCAAGACAAAAAGGCGATGTAA
- a CDS encoding 3-hydroxyacyl-CoA dehydrogenase produces MNYKNITVAGSGVLGSQIAFQTAFHGFQVSVYDINDEALDQAKERIEKLKPRYQKDLNATQEQVDEAQNRLSFYSDLAEAVKEADLVIEAVPEVVPIKTEFYNKLGDVAPEKTIFASNSSTLLPSQFADATGRPEKFLALHFANEIWLNNTAEVMKHAGTDMNVFDEVLDFAKAIGMVALPLHKEQPGYILNSLLVPLLDAAEILLVRGVADVETIDKTWMIATGAPKGPFAILDVVGITTAYNIVKAKAEATGNDELKQLANLLKTEYIDKGKLGTATGEGFYTYPNPRFEDPDFLKG; encoded by the coding sequence ATGAACTACAAAAACATTACGGTAGCCGGGAGTGGCGTATTAGGAAGTCAAATTGCCTTCCAAACCGCATTCCACGGATTTCAAGTAAGTGTTTATGACATCAACGATGAAGCATTAGATCAAGCTAAAGAAAGAATCGAAAAGTTAAAGCCTCGCTACCAAAAGGACCTAAATGCAACACAGGAACAAGTTGATGAGGCACAAAACCGCCTTTCTTTTTATTCGGATTTAGCGGAAGCAGTAAAAGAGGCAGATCTAGTTATTGAAGCTGTTCCCGAAGTTGTTCCAATCAAGACAGAGTTTTATAATAAATTAGGGGACGTTGCACCTGAAAAAACTATTTTTGCCTCTAATTCGTCTACCCTATTGCCAAGCCAGTTTGCGGATGCAACAGGGCGTCCAGAAAAATTCCTTGCTTTGCACTTCGCAAACGAAATTTGGTTGAATAATACAGCAGAAGTCATGAAACATGCTGGCACCGATATGAATGTATTTGATGAAGTATTGGATTTTGCCAAAGCAATTGGGATGGTTGCCCTGCCTCTACATAAAGAGCAACCGGGTTATATTTTAAATTCACTTCTTGTTCCTTTATTAGACGCAGCAGAAATTTTGTTGGTCCGTGGAGTTGCAGATGTCGAAACCATTGATAAAACTTGGATGATTGCTACTGGAGCACCGAAGGGACCTTTTGCCATCTTAGATGTGGTAGGAATAACTACTGCTTATAACATTGTTAAAGCGAAAGCAGAAGCAACTGGCAACGACGAATTAAAACAATTAGCTAACCTATTGAAAACCGAGTATATCGATAAAGGAAAATTAGGGACCGCTACAGGAGAAGGATTCTACACTTATCCAAATCCACGCTTTGAGGATCCTGATTTCTTAAAAGGCTAA
- a CDS encoding HD-GYP domain-containing protein, which yields MRIISIEKVQSGIKLGRAIYNERGKVLLSEGTELTERMIKKLKKFHITSVYIEDDFSEGIEIVEAIPVEFRMEAIGTINQGLMDIADLNVSKPNLQGMMKSARAIRTFQKVFRDIADELSTNRAAINLLATTKIQESFVYGHSLNVAIYSCQLALANGLPIKEIEDIGLGSMLHDIGKLFVPKEILNKPIPLTDDEWKQMKNHCEQGYNIIRKIHEIPIPVAHCALQHHERVDGTGYPRGLMDGDIHRYAKIISVANGFDAVTQARAYRPAILPHEGIGWLEEHAGTRFDAYQVNLFKDCIAIYPQGLTVKLSDGRVGIVASYSVKKLTLRIVQDEYQQPVEPYEITLNLQHDRDLYIIETDVLLPI from the coding sequence ATGCGAATCATTTCCATTGAAAAAGTTCAGTCAGGAATTAAACTGGGAAGAGCTATCTATAACGAACGTGGAAAGGTTCTGCTCTCAGAGGGCACGGAATTAACAGAAAGAATGATTAAGAAGCTAAAAAAATTTCACATTACTTCGGTGTACATAGAAGACGATTTCTCTGAAGGAATAGAAATTGTGGAAGCAATTCCAGTAGAGTTTCGGATGGAGGCGATTGGGACCATCAATCAAGGGCTAATGGATATTGCGGATTTAAATGTATCTAAACCAAATTTACAAGGTATGATGAAGTCGGCGCGTGCCATTCGAACGTTTCAGAAGGTATTTCGAGATATTGCAGACGAGCTTTCTACAAATCGGGCTGCTATCAATTTACTAGCAACAACGAAAATTCAAGAATCGTTCGTCTATGGGCATAGTTTAAATGTCGCCATTTATTCCTGCCAACTGGCACTGGCAAATGGATTGCCAATAAAGGAGATTGAAGATATTGGTTTAGGCTCTATGTTACACGACATAGGAAAATTGTTCGTTCCGAAAGAAATACTAAATAAGCCGATTCCATTAACAGATGACGAATGGAAGCAGATGAAAAATCATTGTGAACAAGGATACAATATTATTCGAAAGATTCATGAAATCCCAATTCCGGTTGCACACTGTGCACTGCAGCATCATGAACGAGTGGATGGAACAGGATACCCAAGAGGGTTGATGGATGGAGACATCCATCGATATGCTAAAATCATTAGTGTAGCCAATGGATTTGACGCAGTTACGCAAGCACGTGCTTATCGACCGGCAATCCTTCCACATGAAGGAATAGGTTGGTTAGAGGAACATGCAGGGACTAGGTTTGATGCTTATCAGGTTAATCTGTTTAAGGATTGTATTGCTATATACCCACAGGGATTAACGGTTAAGTTATCAGATGGACGAGTTGGAATTGTCGCCAGTTATTCCGTGAAAAAGTTGACGCTACGAATTGTTCAAGATGAATATCAACAGCCAGTGGAGCCCTATGAAATAACTTTAAATTTACAGCATGATAGAGATCTATATATTATCGAAACAGATGTTTTATTACCTATTTAA